The window TTGGTTGTAAGCCGTCTGCCATGCAGAATCATTTCTGTTGTGCTTCATGTTCAGCCATGGTTTGTACTGTTTGGTAGCGATGTTCAGCTGCCAGATGTAAGAATCGTGTTTGGCATTTTTGTAATAAGAATCACCGTCTTCCTGAATGTATACGTAGTTTTCAGTTACACATAAGTTATCAGGATTGATAAGATTGTTTCCTGGATTAGAATCTCCTTCAGCTACCACTTCCAGTTTTCCTGTCAGCATATTATTGGAGTTCAAAACTAGCTTGTACACTCTTCCCCACATTGTTAATCCGGCTTTTGGATTCACACCGTCAGAAGATTCTCCGGTAGCGGTAAAGTAGATTTCTCTTCCCTTTCCTGCACCTTTTCTGTAATCTACATCTTCCACTCTTGAAAAGCGGATGGCGTTATTATCAATATTTTTTTGGTTGATCTGAGCTCCTGTAAGATTTTTAGCGTTTGGAATTTCTACGAATTCTACATCGTAGCTGCTTCCTTTCGTCATATCCGTTTCAGTATAATTGTTGTTGGTTCTTTTTAAAGAATATAACTTACCGTTATCAAGATCTCCCTGTGTATCGGCTACGTACATGATCAGCTGTCCCGCAGACTGGTGGGAAGAAGAATAAGACTGGTCTTCGCCAATAATGATATAAGATTTTCCGTTAGAAACATCTTTAGGAAGCGGAACAGCATTTTCCATAGAAGCCTTTCCTAAAGCTGGCTTTACTCTCGTTTTATCGGATGCCTGAGAGGCTGGTGCCAGCGGATTAAGAGCATGAACCATACTTTCTTCCCCTGACTCCCCGGCAGTAAGAAATGCACTGAAGCCATGGATTTCCGGAGTAGCCAAAGTTGCAGAACACAATCTTGTCATTCCTCCGGTTCCGTTTAAGATATATTCTCCTTTTACAGGCTTAAAAGTTTTATCTAAATACACTCTGGATACCGATTGTTTGATCTCGTGGTTGGTGATCATCAGATACCCGTCTGAGTTAGGATCTTTCATAATGCCCATTCCGTCCGGCTGACCTCCGAAAACGAAATCGGGTGAACCCGGAAGAACATCAGAACTGGAAATAAGGGTCGTAATATTTAAATTTTCAAAACCTGGCATTCCAAAAACGAAAGCCGATTCTTTAGAAAAATTTTCAATCTTGATTTTGTCATTGACAGGGGTATTGGAATCCCCGTTATTGTCATCATTACAACCCTGAAAAACAGTGGCTGCAAGGAATAGAGCTCCAATAGTCTGGTTAATTTTCATAATTATATTTTTTTGAATTTCGATTATGGCAAAACTAAAGGTCTATTGTTAACTAAGTTTTACGAGGACAAAACAAATAGTTTAAGATTATGTGATGATTTGTTAAGATAAGATCAATAATTAGAACGGATATAAATAAAGCGACTTTGATGAAAACGTTCGTAAGAATAATATATTATAACGCAGAGACGCTAAGGCTTTTATAAATCTGCCTTTCTCGTTCGCAAAGGCATTCCATTCGGCAAAAAACGCAATCATTTCATGGCTTAGTGTAACGCCTTAGCGAACAGAAATATTTATGATAGCATGAGAACTTCTTTCGATTTTAGCGTTAAATACAACATATATTATAACGCAGAGACGCTAAGACTTTTATACATCTACTTTTTTCGTTCGCAAAGGCATTCTATTTAGTAAAAAAACGCAATCATTTCATGGCTGAGTGTAACGCCTTAGCGAACGAAAATATTTAAGATAAAATAAATGTTTCTTTGCGATCCTTAGCGTTAAATAAAACATTTAATGAGGATTGTATAAGCTTTTTCCTGAATTATTTTAACTTCCCACAGATTTCACGATGACACAGATGTTTATGGGAAATTTGTTTTATCTGATAGAAGTATAATTATTACTCACGCTTAGTCGGAATCAATGAAATTGATTCCCTTGTTTGCCTTCTTAAAATGGTTTATAATAAAAAATAATCTTTGCGTTAAAAAAACTTGTTACTTAATTCATTCAACAGTAATTGAATATTTTGGGATGGATTAAAACACACAGACACACTATAAGTCTTTAACACAAAGGATAAATAATTCAACTGCTTTATTTAAAGAAAGCAAAGAGCAGTGACTTTGTCACTGATGAAGCTCATGCATATATTCGCGCTTAGTCAGAATCAATGAAGTTGATTCCATTCTTTGCATCCTGAGATTATAAAGTATTATAGAAAAAACTTTGCGTTAAAAAAACATAATATATGGCAAAAACAACCCCGGCTGTCTCGATTCCGAGACAGCCGGGGCTAAAATTTATAATAGATATTTCTATTTTAGAGAGTCAAAGCTTTTTGGTAAGCGTTTTCTAAACCTTCAAGGTTTTTACCACCTGCTGTTGCAAAGCCTGGATTTCCACCACCACCGCCTTGGATTTCCTTAGCGAGATCTTTTACGATAGCTCCGGCCTGATATTCTGCCGCAAGATCATCAGAAACTCCAACGGTAATCATTGGTTTTCCGTCCGCATCAGAAAGAATAATCGTTACCGAAGTTGGAATTTCTCTCTTCAGCTGGAATACAATATCTTTCACAGAACCTGCATCCAGAGAGGTTTTCTTTACAAGAAGCTGCTTGTTGCCTTTCTGCTCATAAGCCGTCTTCCATTCTCCGATTTCTCCTTTTGCCTTTTCCTTTTTAAGAGCATCTACTTCAACCTTCAATGATGTATTTTCTTCGATAAGCTTTTCGATAGATCTTACCACATCCTTAGACTTGAGTAGTTGAGAAAGTTCAGTGATCTGCTTTTCCAGATTGCTGAAATACTCCTCAGATTTGTCTCCTGAAATAGCCTCAATTCTTCTGATTCCTGCAGCAGCAGAACCTTCAGAAGTGATCTTGAAATGACCAATTTCGCTGGTGTTTTTTACGTGAGTTCCTCCGCAAAGTTCTTTTGAACTTCCGAACTGGATCATTCTCACACTGTCACCATATTTTTCACCAAACAAAGCCATCGCACCTTTGTCCAGAGCTTCCTGGATCGGAATATTTCTGAATTCCTGTAAAGCAATACTTTCTTTGATCTTTTTATTTACTTTTTCTTCGATTAATGCCAGTTCTTCCTCAGTCATTTTGTTAAAGTGAGAGAAGTCGAAACGCAGATAATCCGGACCTACATAAGAACCTTTCTGCTCTACGTGAGTTCCTAAAACATCTCTTAAAGCCTCATGCAGAAGGTGAGTTACAGAGTGGTTAGCCTGGGAGTTTTTTCTTTCTGAAGCATTTACTTTAGCATAGAAAACAGCTCCTGCATCTTTCGGAAGACCATTGATCAACGAAATAATCAATCCGTTTTCTTTTTTAGTTTCCAACACTTCGAAGCTTTCAACAGCATTTTCAAGAACACCTTTGTCACCAACCTGTCCACCTCCTTCAGGGTAGAAAGGAGAGCTGCTTAATACTACCTGATAAAATTCTCCGTCTTTATTTTCTACCTTTCTGTATCTTGTAATATACGTTTCAGATTCAGTCTGGTCATATCCTACAAATGTTTCAGGTTTTGATTCAAGATTTACCCAGTCATAAACTTTCTGAGCAGAATCTGCTTTCGAACGAAGTTTCTGTTTCTCCATTTCAGCTTTGAAACCTTCTTCATCAATCGTTAACCCTTTTTCTTCAGCAATAATTCTTGTTAAATCATCAGGGAAACCATACGTATCATACAACTCAAAAACTTCTTCGCTAGGTAATACTTTCTGATTATCTGCAATAGTCTGCTGGATCAGCTTTTCTACTCTGATCAGACCGTTTTCAATTGTTTTTAAGAATGAATCTTCTTCACTTTTGATGACTTCAGAAACCAGTTTTCCCTGTTTTTCAAGTTCTGGGAAGAAAGCTCCCATTTGTTCCTGTAGCACAGCAACCAATTTGTAAAGGAAAGGTTCTTTCATTTCCAGGAATCGGTAAGAATAGGAAATTCCTCTTCTTAAAATTCTTCTGATCACATAACCTGCTCCTCCGTTGGATGGCAATTGTCCGTCTGCAATGGCAAAGGAAACCGCTCTGATGTGGTCTACCACAACACGGATCGCAATATCTTTTTCGTTTTCTAAAATTCCGGTATATTTTTTACCTGAAAGTTCTTCAACTTTCGAAATAAGCGGAGTGAAAACATCGGTATCATAGTTGGAAGACTTCCCTTGAAGCGCCATACAAAGACGTTCAAAGCCCATTCCCGTATCTACGTGCTGAGCTGGAAGCTTCTCTAAAGATTTATCTGCCTTTCTGTTGAACTCCATGAAAACCAGGTTCCATACTTCCACTACCTGAGGGTGATCCTGATTCACAAGAGAAATTCCAGGAACTGCCGCTTTTTCTTCAGGAGTTCTCAGGTCAATATGAATTTCCGAACACGGTCCGCACGGTCCGCTTTCCCCCATTTCCCAGAAGTTATCTTTTTTATTTCCGTTGATGATTCTGTCTTCTGAAATATGAGACTTCCAGAAGTCATATGCATCCTGGTCTCTGTCCAGATTTTCTGAAGCATCCCCTTCAAAAATCGTTACGTATAAATTTTCTTTTGGAATTCCGTATACTTCAGTCAGTAATTCCCAGGCAAAAGCAATAGCCTCTTTTTTGAAGTAATCCCCGAAAGACCAGTTTCCTAACATTTCAAACATGGTATGGTGGTAAGTATCTCTACCTACATCATCCAGATCATTGTGTTTCCCTGAGACTCTGAGACACTTCTGGGTATCAGCAATTCTAGGGGCGGTAGGGGTTTTGTAGCCAAGGAAGAAATCCTTGAACTGCGTCATTCCGGAGTTGGAAAACATAAGGGTAGGGTCGTCTTTCAGCACAATAGGAGCTGAAGGAACGATTAAATGCTCCTTACTTTTGAAATAATCTAAAAATTTTTGACGTATCTGTTGTGATGTCATAGTATTGCTTTTGCTTTTTTTAATATCAAATTTTGATAAGATGCAAATTTAAGATTTTTAAGCGATTTGTAATAATTTTATGCTATGTTTTGAATGGTGCTAAATTGTACAGTATTTGATATCATAGAAGTCTTAGTGAAGAACAAACAAGCGAAAGAATCTAATAATGAATATACAAGGTTTAAAAATTTTATTTACCTTTCTGGAAATATTTGAGATAAATTGAAAACTAAAGCACGAATACTTGCAGAATGGGTGATTGGATTTACAATTGCTTATCCTGTTTTATTTCTACTGATTTATTTTTTTTCTGAATTCATTCAAGAATCTATAATTTCTACTTTGATGAATTTTTGCATTTACAGCATAGCTCCAATACTACTATTAAATTGGTTTTTATCAATTTGGAGTTTAAAACTTGAGAAAAGGATGATTGGATTTTGGGCATTATTTTTTACAGTAATATTTACTTTCATTTTTAGTTTTGCATTCTATTTATTTAATACAGTAAAAATGTGTTGATATTTTAAAAGATCTTGATTGTAATTGTGTACTGGAATCTTATAGGTTTTCAAAACCTATAAGGTTTGAGATAGTTATAATTAATAATAATCTATCTGATTTTGCAATTTCCGTTTAACTTAGTACCTTCGCTGTGATCGGAAATAAGACAAAAAATCTTTCCAATGACAAAAGATGAACAGCTGAAAAGCTGGATAGAACAATATTCAGGGCCGCTTTTGAAACGGGCGCTGTATGTACTTTCGAATAAAGAAGATGCACAGGATGTTGTTCAGGAAGTTTTTCTTGCCGCTTATTCAGCTTATGATTCTTTTGAAGGGAAAAGTCAGGCGCTTACGTGGCTGATGGCTATTCTGAATAGAAAAGTCGCAGATTTTTACCGTAAAAAATATAAATCAGAACCCAATATCAGATTGGATCATTTTTTTGATGAAACCGGATCATGGAAAAATAATGATGTTTTAAATGACTGGAATGTATCCGGAGAAGAAGATGAGCTTTTGGACAGTGCAGAATTTAATAAAACATTGGAAGAATGTATTGAAGAACTGCCTGCCAAATGGAAGATTCTGCTTAAAATGTATTATATAGAAGAAAAAAAAGCACCGGAAGTAAGTCAGGAATTAGAGGTTTCTACGACTAACCTTTGGAAGATTTTGCAAAGAAGCCGCATGCAGCTCAGAGAATGCCTGGAGTTTAACTGGTTTTCAAAATCATAAAATCATGATACGAAGAATACTACATATATTATTTTTACCGTGCAGTGAAGCCACTTTACTGATGGAAAAAAGGAATGCCCAATCCATTTCTCCCAAGGAAAACAGGATGCTGAGCATGCACTTAATGATCTGCAAATGGTGCAGAATGTACAATGAAAAGCTGGCGCTTCTGGATAAAGTTTTTAAAAAGAAGTTTTCTGAACAAAAAACAGAAATAAATGAATCTGAAATTCAGGACTTTAAAAATAAAATGATCGATAAATTAAATTTCTAAGAAAATTTCTGTCAGGATTATCAAATAGCTCCGACTATACTTTTGAAAACAATAAAGTATTCATTAAAATCTTAAAAACATGGTCGGAACAGTACAGAAATCTAAAAATCTATTATCCGGAACCGGATATTACATCTCCCTTTTCGGAGCAGCGCTTATTTTGCTGTGGATCGGTATCTTCAAATTTACCCCCACAGAAGCAGCAGCCATAAAACCTTTGGTGGAAAACCATTTCTTAACTTTTTTCGTATATAAAATTATAAGCGTCCAGGCAATGTCAAATCTTATCGGAGCGATAGAAATTATCATTGCATTACTCCTGATATTTAGTGCGAAATTTGCTGTACTGAGAAAGTATGCAGGGATAGGAATGATCGTAACTTTTCTGGTGACATTAAGCTATTTGTTTACAACACCGGGAATATGGAAAATAGTAGACGGAGTGCCTGTGACGGATTTCTTTATTTTAAAAGACCTTATGCTTTTAGGATTTGGATTCATGATCGTTCAAAATAATAAGTAATGAATAAAAAAGTAAAAATGAAAAATATATTCATTGTACTCGGAATCATTCTGGGTATAGCAGTATTTGCTGCGGGATCCGGGCTTTTTAAAAAGAATAAGCCTAATGTAGCGGAAATAAAAAAAGAAAATGAGAAAATTATGGACAACAAAAACGTTAGAGAGATTTATTTTGCAGGTGGATGTTTCTGGGGAACAGAACATTTTTTTCAACAAATTCGCGGGGTAGTAGGAACAGAGGTAGGCTATGCTAATGGGAATACTCAAAACCCTACTTATGAAGAAGTGGTAAGCCATTCCACCGGTTTTGCAGAAACCGTAAAAGTACAATATGATCCTGAACAGGTAGATCTGAAGCTGTTGATTGATCTGTATTTTAAAACCATCGATCCTACCAGTAAAGATCAGCAGGGAAATGACAGAGGAAACCAATACAGAACGGGAATCTATTTCACCAATAAAACCGACGAAGCGTTGGTAAAAGATGAGGTTCAGAAGCTGGCAAAAAATTATAGCAAACCATTATTAGTAGAAACCATTCCATTGAAAAACTTCTACAGAGCGGAAGATTATCATCAGGATTATCTGGATAAAAATCCTGGCGGATACTGCCATATTGAACCGGGACTTTTTGAATTAGCTAAAAAAGCCAACCCGCTTCCAAAACCAACTTATCAGAAACAGGATAAAAAAGTTTTAAAAGAAAAGCTGACCGCAGAGCAATATAATGTTACCCAGGAAAACGGTACAGAAAGACCTTTCCAGAATGAATACTGGAATGAAACCCGTGAAGGAATCTATGTGGATATCACAACAGGAGAGCCGTTGTTTGTCTCTACAGATAAATTTGAATCCGGATGTGGATGGCCAAGTTTCTCAAAACCTATTACGAAAGGATTAATTGATGAAAAAATGGACCGTACCCACGGGATGACAAGAGTGGAAGTAAGAAGTAAAACCGGTGATGCCCATTTAGGACATGTCTTTACAGACGGACCAGAGGATAAAGGTGGACTTCGTTACTGCATCAACAGTGCTTCGCTGAAATTTATTCCAAAAGCCGAAATGGAAAGCAAAGGATACGGAAAATATCTTCCGTTGTTAGATAAAAAGTAATGTGAAAGGAAGGCTGCCATCTGGCAGCCTTTTTATTGTTATATAATCAATCCTGGAAAGTAATATATTTTTTTTAGGCTAATCCTTTTCTTTGGATCTGGAGATTTTCTTTAATGCTGAACATGGAAATATTCACAAACAATAAAAATCCGAAAATAAGATAGGAAGTTTCTTTAGAAGCAGTAGTAAACAAATTAAAAATTTTCCCGTATCGGGTAGTTTCAAAATTATTAAAAGTTTCTGCTGATCCCCAATCTATAGTATCATTACAAAGTAAACATTCATATTCAGGATATTGCACCTTAGGATTTACATAGCTGTAAACCGCAAAAATATGTCCTGTTTTCTCCAGGTCAACAGCATATTGTTCTTGTTTAGCGATTGCCAGATCATTCAAAACAGAGACAAAATCACCATAGGTATTATTTTGATCTAAAATAAACTCAATACCAGATTCGTTCTCATTTCTTTTCTGAAGATTTCTTAGTTCGGAAACAAATAATTTTGAATTTTCTTTGGCTTTACCAGAGGCTATTTTTTATTTTTTGGTAATTCCAGTTTCTTACAGGTTCAAAACTTGCAAAAGTATTTTTATCTCCTTGTCTTTCTTTGGCAGGAAGTCCAATATCTACTACACAAACGTTAATATCTTCAAACTTTTGGTTTCCGTAATACCAGAATAAAACAGGAATCAGCACAGCACTGATCAATCCGAGAAAGTAATATATTTTTTTCATGGCTGGTTTTGATACTGCTGAATGAAAATTTTAAGCCAAAAAAAGTGATCCGAAAACGAACCACTTAAAAAATCTTTACATATTTTAATTTTTAAATCTTTAAATTCTGAATATTTCCATCTACCAATCTCTTTTTCTCAGAATCCAATAGGATCCGAAAATAAAGATGGCGCACCATACCAAACAGGCAATAAGGCTTTCTGTAGGGTAATGGAATTCATATTTTGCGCCCATCATTTTAGCCATATTTAATCTCATCATGGGATTAGGGATAAGGCTGGACATGCTTTCCAGCGGTAACAGATGCGAGACGAAAAAGTCATTCTGAAGCACATCATTTCTTTGAGGCCCCTGCATTCCTTTTACTTTTAAAAATACTTCAACAGCCGTTAAAATTCCTTCCCCAATCCAGAAAACAAAAAGCGCAAGAAATACAAAAACAGATTTTCTCAGCAAAACAGAAAGAAACATGAGGAAACAGAAGAACGTGAACAGCTTAACAAAATAGTTTCCAATGAAGAAAATCTCTGCAAAAACTTTGGCAGATTCTTTTGTGTTGGAATATTGATAGCCAAGAAAAATGGTAATCCCAAATACAATTACGGTTGAAACAATAGTGAAAATACTTATCGTGAGTAATTTTGAAGTGATGAATTCTTTTCTGCTCAGTCCATCAATCGTATTCTGCTTGAACATCCGGTTGCTGAATTCCTGTGAAATAGAAAAAACAATAATAAGCCCCAGGAAGATCTTCAGAATTGCAACAATCCATGTGGTGAAATTCCAGATTTCCGGGAAATTATAAATGCCCTGTTCTTTTAAATTAATGGTTCCTCCAAAAACATCAAAGTCAACCAATCCAATAAAAAGTAAAGCAATAAGAATGGCAAAATAAAGTATGGTGAAAACCTTAAACGGCTTGTAGTTCAGGTTTTTGTAGTATTCAAGTTTTAATAATTTTATCATGATTAATGGGTGCTTTTTACAAGTTCAAGGAATTGAGATTCAAGAGACATTTTTTTCTTGGTCAAATGGGACAGATAAATCCCTTTCTCTGCCAGTTTCTGATTCATTGCCGAAGCAGAAATAGATGCGTCATCACGGATCTGTGCTTTGATTATATCTCCTTCCTGATTAATGGATGAGAACCATTGCAGTTCGTTCAAAGCATTTAGCAGTAAGGTGTTATTATCCGCTTTCAGTTCAAAATATCCATTGTTGGAAGTCATTTCATCCACTCTTCCGCAGTAAATGGAATTTCCTTCCTTTAAAACAATAACATGGCTGCATATTTTTTCAATTTCATCCAGAAGATGGCTGGCAATGATAATCGTGATTCCCTGCCTTGCAATATCGCTGATGATTTCTCTGATCTGAATAATTCCTTCAGGGTCTAATCCGTTAGTTGGTTCATCTAATATCATCACTTCAGGATTGTTCAGCATTGCAGAAGCAATGGCAAGACGCTGTTTCATCCCCAAGGAAAAGGTTTTGAAGGTATCTTTTCTTCTTTCGTACAGATTAACCGTTTTCAGAACTTCATCAATTCTTGAATAGGGAGTATTTTTAATTTCTGCAACAATCTTAAGATTGGTTTCTGCACTTAAGTAAGGATAAAAATTGGGCTGTTCGATAATGGCTCCGATCTTTTTTAGTGTGTCCGGATCAGTTCCTTTTTTACCAAACCAGAACCAGTCTCCGCTCGTAGGATTGATGGTTGATAGCAGCATCCCGAAAGTAGTGGATTTCCCGCTTCCGTTGGGGCCAAGTAGGCCGTAAACATTTCCCTTTTCAACATCAAAAGAAATATTGTTGACTACCACTCTTTTGAATTTCTTTGTCAAATTTTTTACTGATAAAATCTTTTCCATGTAATTTGTTTTACATAGTAGTAGTCTATATAAATTAGATAATGTTACAGATTTATCATAAATCAATATTAATTTATGTACAAATACATTAAATTTGATAGAATTAATCAACAGTTATGAAGCTAATAGAACTGGCAGAAGAATTACATGTTTCTGCAGAAGCCATAAAGCAGTTTATCCAGGATTTTGATCTCGAACTGGTAGACTGTGTCAGTACCAATTTTGAGGTAAAGGAAGATTTTGAAAAATTTGCCCGCGAAAATGTAGACTTTTTAAGATTATACGAAAAAGATCTGGATAAAAATAAAACACTGGATCAGATTGCAGAAGTTATTAACCAGCCTAAAGATAAAGTGGAGAAGGTGATTAAAGATCATGATCTCAATATTTTTGATAACGGCTTTTTCAAATCCTCCATCTCAAGCTACGGAATAGACAACAAACTGGGAGGAAATTATCAGTTTGTTTATGATTATTTCGGACATAAAACCAGTCTTCAGCAAAGAGATTTTATAGGATACAGAGACTTATTCTTTTATACATCCACTGTTCTGGAGCCTTTCCTGAATCCACAGCAGATAAAAGACTGGGGGATCAATAAGCCCGCAGGAATTATCCTGTACGGTCCGCCGGGAAGCGGCAAAATATTCTGGGCCAATAAAATTGCAGAAATCATTGGCTACCAGTTTAAAGAAGTTAAAAAACATTATCTGGGAACTTCACTGATTGATGGAAACGAAATTAATTTCAGTGATTTCCTGGTGAATATGATGAAGGAAAATAAATTACTGCTTTTCATGGATGATTTTGATGAAATTATGATGCAGAGAAGAGTAGAAACAGACATTGCTTCCTGTAATCTCGAGGTTCAGGAGCTTGTTCTTCACTATATCGGAAAATTTGAAAAAGAAGGCGTTCTGATGGTGGGTTCTGCCAATTCTGTTTCAGAAATCGACGAAGAAATTCTTGCCCCGGGAAGATTTGATGTAATGATCCCTGTTTTTCCGCCCAATGCCTCCGAGCGGTCAGAAATTATTTTATACGCCATGACAAGAGGATTGGAAGAAGATTCTTTACTTTATAAAATACTTAAAAACAACAAAGCCGATAAAATCCCTTTCTGGCACGAAATATCTTCAAAGATGAAAGCCTT of the Chryseobacterium aureum genome contains:
- a CDS encoding alkaline phosphatase PhoX produces the protein MKINQTIGALFLAATVFQGCNDDNNGDSNTPVNDKIKIENFSKESAFVFGMPGFENLNITTLISSSDVLPGSPDFVFGGQPDGMGIMKDPNSDGYLMITNHEIKQSVSRVYLDKTFKPVKGEYILNGTGGMTRLCSATLATPEIHGFSAFLTAGESGEESMVHALNPLAPASQASDKTRVKPALGKASMENAVPLPKDVSNGKSYIIIGEDQSYSSSHQSAGQLIMYVADTQGDLDNGKLYSLKRTNNNYTETDMTKGSSYDVEFVEIPNAKNLTGAQINQKNIDNNAIRFSRVEDVDYRKGAGKGREIYFTATGESSDGVNPKAGLTMWGRVYKLVLNSNNMLTGKLEVVAEGDSNPGNNLINPDNLCVTENYVYIQEDGDSYYKNAKHDSYIWQLNIATKQYKPWLNMKHNRNDSAWQTAYNQSGDLQKFGSWEFGAMVDISDIIGIPNTFAVNIHSHTWQLDKFKNPDGSGINTNKEGGQTVIIRNVEK
- the alaS gene encoding alanine--tRNA ligase, producing MTSQQIRQKFLDYFKSKEHLIVPSAPIVLKDDPTLMFSNSGMTQFKDFFLGYKTPTAPRIADTQKCLRVSGKHNDLDDVGRDTYHHTMFEMLGNWSFGDYFKKEAIAFAWELLTEVYGIPKENLYVTIFEGDASENLDRDQDAYDFWKSHISEDRIINGNKKDNFWEMGESGPCGPCSEIHIDLRTPEEKAAVPGISLVNQDHPQVVEVWNLVFMEFNRKADKSLEKLPAQHVDTGMGFERLCMALQGKSSNYDTDVFTPLISKVEELSGKKYTGILENEKDIAIRVVVDHIRAVSFAIADGQLPSNGGAGYVIRRILRRGISYSYRFLEMKEPFLYKLVAVLQEQMGAFFPELEKQGKLVSEVIKSEEDSFLKTIENGLIRVEKLIQQTIADNQKVLPSEEVFELYDTYGFPDDLTRIIAEEKGLTIDEEGFKAEMEKQKLRSKADSAQKVYDWVNLESKPETFVGYDQTESETYITRYRKVENKDGEFYQVVLSSSPFYPEGGGQVGDKGVLENAVESFEVLETKKENGLIISLINGLPKDAGAVFYAKVNASERKNSQANHSVTHLLHEALRDVLGTHVEQKGSYVGPDYLRFDFSHFNKMTEEELALIEEKVNKKIKESIALQEFRNIPIQEALDKGAMALFGEKYGDSVRMIQFGSSKELCGGTHVKNTSEIGHFKITSEGSAAAGIRRIEAISGDKSEEYFSNLEKQITELSQLLKSKDVVRSIEKLIEENTSLKVEVDALKKEKAKGEIGEWKTAYEQKGNKQLLVKKTSLDAGSVKDIVFQLKREIPTSVTIILSDADGKPMITVGVSDDLAAEYQAGAIVKDLAKEIQGGGGGNPGFATAGGKNLEGLENAYQKALTL
- a CDS encoding sigma-70 family RNA polymerase sigma factor gives rise to the protein MTKDEQLKSWIEQYSGPLLKRALYVLSNKEDAQDVVQEVFLAAYSAYDSFEGKSQALTWLMAILNRKVADFYRKKYKSEPNIRLDHFFDETGSWKNNDVLNDWNVSGEEDELLDSAEFNKTLEECIEELPAKWKILLKMYYIEEKKAPEVSQELEVSTTNLWKILQRSRMQLRECLEFNWFSKS
- a CDS encoding DUF417 family protein, with product MVGTVQKSKNLLSGTGYYISLFGAALILLWIGIFKFTPTEAAAIKPLVENHFLTFFVYKIISVQAMSNLIGAIEIIIALLLIFSAKFAVLRKYAGIGMIVTFLVTLSYLFTTPGIWKIVDGVPVTDFFILKDLMLLGFGFMIVQNNK
- the msrB gene encoding peptide-methionine (R)-S-oxide reductase MsrB, translating into MKNIFIVLGIILGIAVFAAGSGLFKKNKPNVAEIKKENEKIMDNKNVREIYFAGGCFWGTEHFFQQIRGVVGTEVGYANGNTQNPTYEEVVSHSTGFAETVKVQYDPEQVDLKLLIDLYFKTIDPTSKDQQGNDRGNQYRTGIYFTNKTDEALVKDEVQKLAKNYSKPLLVETIPLKNFYRAEDYHQDYLDKNPGGYCHIEPGLFELAKKANPLPKPTYQKQDKKVLKEKLTAEQYNVTQENGTERPFQNEYWNETREGIYVDITTGEPLFVSTDKFESGCGWPSFSKPITKGLIDEKMDRTHGMTRVEVRSKTGDAHLGHVFTDGPEDKGGLRYCINSASLKFIPKAEMESKGYGKYLPLLDKK
- a CDS encoding ABC transporter permease; the protein is MIKLLKLEYYKNLNYKPFKVFTILYFAILIALLFIGLVDFDVFGGTINLKEQGIYNFPEIWNFTTWIVAILKIFLGLIIVFSISQEFSNRMFKQNTIDGLSRKEFITSKLLTISIFTIVSTVIVFGITIFLGYQYSNTKESAKVFAEIFFIGNYFVKLFTFFCFLMFLSVLLRKSVFVFLALFVFWIGEGILTAVEVFLKVKGMQGPQRNDVLQNDFFVSHLLPLESMSSLIPNPMMRLNMAKMMGAKYEFHYPTESLIACLVWCAIFIFGSYWILRKRDW
- a CDS encoding ABC transporter ATP-binding protein, with amino-acid sequence MEKILSVKNLTKKFKRVVVNNISFDVEKGNVYGLLGPNGSGKSTTFGMLLSTINPTSGDWFWFGKKGTDPDTLKKIGAIIEQPNFYPYLSAETNLKIVAEIKNTPYSRIDEVLKTVNLYERRKDTFKTFSLGMKQRLAIASAMLNNPEVMILDEPTNGLDPEGIIQIREIISDIARQGITIIIASHLLDEIEKICSHVIVLKEGNSIYCGRVDEMTSNNGYFELKADNNTLLLNALNELQWFSSINQEGDIIKAQIRDDASISASAMNQKLAEKGIYLSHLTKKKMSLESQFLELVKSTH
- a CDS encoding ATP-binding protein — protein: MKLIELAEELHVSAEAIKQFIQDFDLELVDCVSTNFEVKEDFEKFARENVDFLRLYEKDLDKNKTLDQIAEVINQPKDKVEKVIKDHDLNIFDNGFFKSSISSYGIDNKLGGNYQFVYDYFGHKTSLQQRDFIGYRDLFFYTSTVLEPFLNPQQIKDWGINKPAGIILYGPPGSGKIFWANKIAEIIGYQFKEVKKHYLGTSLIDGNEINFSDFLVNMMKENKLLLFMDDFDEIMMQRRVETDIASCNLEVQELVLHYIGKFEKEGVLMVGSANSVSEIDEEILAPGRFDVMIPVFPPNASERSEIILYAMTRGLEEDSLLYKILKNNKADKIPFWHEISSKMKAFSNTMLIDFTQSLKKRIKNLYQRTRNEKLKIDQNLLNGALRDAGSKLTEEYLDQVARFLADAIINNFDDFKFRIQALKTELETYRVVEEPQRAIGFQHNDGGDKG